The Pseudomonadota bacterium genome contains the following window.
GACGTTTACTCGATACGTTGGAGCGGGCCGCGGCTTGATTTAACGGCGAATTATTGCCCGAATATGGCGCGAGTCTACCACACCGCCGGGGGCCTAAATACCACCTGAATCACACAATTTTGAACTTAAATTTCCGGTACTTGCACTGCATTCCCAAGGTCATCCACATGAACGTAGACAAAGTGACCCGATGCGACCTCTAGGTATTCACCTGGCTGCGCCCCTGGACGTTCGGCAAAGACCCTGACCGACACCGTAACCGACGTGCGCCCAACTCGCGTGATACGCGTGAAAAAAGTCACTACGTCGCCGATGTACACCGGTGCCGTGAAATCGAAATCTTTGACGCCGACCGTCACCACTTTGCCCGAGGCGCGGCGATAGGCGAGCACGGCACCGGCAATATCGGCATGAGACATCAGCCAGCCGCCGAAGATATCTCCCAGCCAGTTGGCGTCTTTGGGCATGGCCATCGTTCGGACAGTCGGTTCACCGACGTCCGACCGCAGCAGGCGCTTATCGCTTGTGCCACTCACGTCGTCGCCTCATCTGTGGCGTCATTTTTTTCAAATGGAGCAGGTGCGTCCAGTGTTTGCCAGTAAGCGTCGGGTGCAAACCGCTCACCGTGGGCAGTTTGGAGCGACTCGAGCGAACGCTGTACATCGTTAATACCACGCGACCGCGCGTAGTGGATGGGGCCCGCCGTGAAGGGGGCAAAGCCACAGCCAAAAATGGTTCCTGCGTCCAGCAAATCGGCATCGTCCACGACGCCTTCACGCAAACAGGCGGCCGCTTCATTGATCAGCGGCAA
Protein-coding sequences here:
- a CDS encoding acyl-CoA thioesterase, with protein sequence MSGTSDKRLLRSDVGEPTVRTMAMPKDANWLGDIFGGWLMSHADIAGAVLAYRRASGKVVTVGVKDFDFTAPVYIGDVVTFFTRITRVGRTSVTVSVRVFAERPGAQPGEYLEVASGHFVYVHVDDLGNAVQVPEI